In Burkholderia sp. HI2500, one DNA window encodes the following:
- the rplN gene encoding 50S ribosomal protein L14 has protein sequence MIQTESRLEVADNTGAREVLCIKVLGGSKRRYAGIGDIIKVSVKEATPRGRVKKGEIYNAVVVRTAKGVRRQDGSLIKFDGNAAVLLNNKLEPIGTRIFGPVTRELRSERFMKIVSLAPEVL, from the coding sequence ATGATCCAGACCGAATCTCGGCTCGAAGTAGCCGACAACACGGGTGCACGTGAAGTCCTGTGCATCAAGGTGCTCGGCGGCTCGAAGCGTCGTTATGCCGGCATTGGCGACATCATCAAGGTGAGCGTCAAAGAGGCAACGCCGCGCGGGCGCGTGAAGAAAGGCGAAATTTACAACGCCGTGGTGGTCCGCACCGCCAAGGGCGTGCGCCGTCAAGACGGCTCGCTGATCAAGTTCGACGGCAACGCCGCTGTGCTTTTGAATAACAAGCTCGAGCCGATCGGCACCCGTATTTTCGGGCCGGTCACGCGTGAGCTGCGTAGCGAACGATTCATGAAGATCGTTTCGCTGGCGCCGGAAGTGCTGTAA
- the rplX gene encoding 50S ribosomal protein L24 has protein sequence MNKIRKGDEVIVVTGKDKGKRGVVLAVGAEHVTVEGINLVKKHVKPNPMKGTTGGVEAKTMPLHISNVALVDANGKASRVGIKVEEGKKVRFLKTTGAVLSA, from the coding sequence ATGAACAAGATTCGCAAAGGTGACGAAGTCATCGTCGTCACTGGCAAGGACAAGGGCAAGCGCGGCGTCGTGCTGGCTGTCGGTGCAGAGCATGTGACGGTTGAAGGTATCAACCTCGTCAAGAAGCATGTGAAGCCGAACCCGATGAAGGGTACGACGGGCGGCGTGGAAGCGAAGACGATGCCCCTGCATATTTCGAACGTCGCACTGGTCGACGCGAATGGCAAGGCGTCGCGTGTTGGCATCAAGGTCGAGGAAGGCAAGAAGGTTCGCTTCCTGAAGACGACCGGTGCTGTACTGAGCGCCTGA
- the rplE gene encoding 50S ribosomal protein L5 produces MARFQEFYKEKVVPGLIEKFGYKSVMEVPRITKITLNMGLGEAIADKKIIENAVGDLTKIAGQKPVVTKARKAIAGFKIRQGYPIGAMVTLRGQAMYEFLDRFVTVALPRVRDFRGVSGRAFDGRGNYNIGVKEQIIFPEIDYDKIDALRGLNISITTTAKTDDEAKALLASFKFPFRN; encoded by the coding sequence ATGGCTCGTTTTCAAGAGTTTTACAAAGAAAAGGTTGTGCCCGGCCTGATCGAGAAGTTCGGTTACAAGTCGGTCATGGAAGTGCCGCGCATCACCAAGATCACGCTGAACATGGGTCTTGGCGAAGCGATCGCTGACAAGAAGATCATCGAGAACGCCGTTGGCGACCTCACGAAGATCGCTGGTCAGAAGCCGGTCGTGACCAAGGCACGCAAGGCAATCGCAGGCTTCAAGATCCGCCAGGGCTACCCGATCGGCGCGATGGTGACGCTGCGTGGCCAAGCGATGTACGAATTCCTCGACCGTTTCGTGACGGTTGCCCTGCCCCGCGTGCGTGACTTCCGCGGCGTGTCGGGTCGTGCTTTCGATGGCCGTGGCAACTACAACATCGGTGTGAAAGAGCAGATCATTTTCCCCGAAATCGACTACGACAAGATCGACGCACTGCGTGGGCTGAACATCAGCATCACGACGACTGCGAAGACCGACGACGAAGCAAAGGCTCTGCTCGCCAGCTTCAAGTTCCCGTTCAGAAACTGA
- the rpsN gene encoding 30S ribosomal protein S14, which yields MAKLALIEREKKRARLVAKFAAKRDALKAIVEDQSKSEEERYEARLELQQLPRNANPTRQRNRCAITGRPRGTFRKFGLARNKIREIAFRGEIPGLTKASW from the coding sequence GTGGCTAAACTGGCACTGATCGAACGTGAAAAGAAGCGCGCCCGCCTGGTCGCGAAGTTCGCAGCAAAGCGCGATGCGCTGAAGGCGATCGTCGAAGACCAAAGCAAGTCGGAAGAAGAGCGCTACGAAGCACGCCTTGAGCTGCAGCAACTGCCCCGCAACGCAAACCCGACCCGCCAGCGTAACCGCTGCGCGATCACGGGCCGTCCGCGTGGCACGTTCCGTAAATTCGGCCTCGCGCGTAACAAGATTCGTGAAATCGCATTCCGTGGCGAGATTCCTGGCCTGACCAAGGCGAGCTGGTAA
- the rpsH gene encoding 30S ribosomal protein S8, producing the protein MSMSDPIADMLTRIRNGQMVEKVSVSMPSSKVKVAIAQVLKDEGYIDDFAVKAEGAKSELNIALKYYAGRPVIERIERVSKPGLRVYRGRNDIPQVMNGLGVAIVSTPKGVMTDRKARATGVGGEVICYVA; encoded by the coding sequence ATGAGCATGAGTGATCCTATCGCCGATATGCTGACTCGCATCCGCAACGGGCAGATGGTCGAGAAGGTATCGGTGTCGATGCCCTCGTCGAAAGTCAAGGTTGCAATCGCGCAAGTCCTGAAAGACGAAGGCTATATCGACGATTTCGCCGTGAAGGCGGAAGGTGCGAAGTCCGAACTGAATATCGCGCTGAAGTACTACGCTGGCCGTCCGGTCATCGAACGCATCGAACGCGTGTCGAAGCCTGGCCTGCGCGTGTACCGCGGCCGTAACGACATCCCGCAGGTCATGAATGGCCTCGGTGTCGCAATCGTGTCGACGCCGAAGGGCGTGATGACCGACCGCAAGGCGCGCGCTACCGGCGTCGGCGGCGAAGTCATCTGCTACGTCGCTTAA
- the rplF gene encoding 50S ribosomal protein L6, giving the protein MSRVGKSPIALQGAEVKLADGAITVKGPLGTITQAINPLVNVANNDGTLNLSPVDESREANALSGTMRAIIANAVHGVTKGFERKLTLVGVGYRAQAQGDKLNLSLGFSHPVVHQMPEGVKAETPTQTEIVIKGINKQQVGQVAAEVRGYRPPEPYKGKGVRYSDEVVILKETKKK; this is encoded by the coding sequence ATGTCTCGAGTAGGTAAGAGCCCGATCGCGCTGCAAGGCGCGGAAGTCAAGCTGGCCGACGGTGCGATCACCGTCAAGGGCCCGCTGGGCACCATCACGCAAGCGATCAATCCGCTCGTGAACGTGGCGAACAACGACGGCACGCTGAACCTGTCGCCGGTGGACGAAAGCCGCGAAGCAAATGCACTGTCGGGCACGATGCGCGCGATTATCGCGAATGCCGTGCACGGCGTGACCAAGGGTTTCGAGCGCAAGCTGACGCTGGTTGGCGTCGGTTATCGTGCGCAAGCGCAAGGCGACAAGCTGAACCTGTCGCTGGGTTTCTCGCACCCGGTGGTGCACCAGATGCCGGAAGGCGTCAAGGCAGAAACCCCGACGCAAACCGAAATCGTGATCAAGGGGATCAACAAGCAACAAGTCGGTCAAGTAGCTGCGGAAGTCCGCGGTTACCGTCCGCCGGAGCCCTACAAGGGCAAGGGCGTGCGCTATTCCGACGAGGTTGTGATCCTCAAAGAAACGAAGAAGAAGTAA
- the rplR gene encoding 50S ribosomal protein L18: protein MDKTQSRLRRARQTRIKIAELQVARLAVHRTNTHIYAQVFSPCGTKVLASASTLEAEVRAELADKSGKGGNVNAATLIGKRIAEKAKAAGIESVAFDRSGFRYHGRVKALAEAAREAGLKF, encoded by the coding sequence ATGGATAAGACTCAATCTCGCCTGCGCCGCGCTCGCCAGACGCGTATCAAGATCGCTGAGCTGCAGGTCGCGCGTCTCGCCGTGCATCGCACGAACACGCACATCTACGCTCAAGTGTTCTCGCCGTGCGGCACCAAGGTGCTCGCCAGCGCGTCGACGCTCGAAGCAGAAGTGCGCGCAGAACTGGCCGACAAGTCGGGCAAGGGCGGCAACGTCAATGCCGCGACGCTGATCGGCAAGCGTATTGCCGAAAAGGCAAAGGCTGCCGGCATCGAATCCGTCGCCTTCGACCGCTCGGGCTTCCGCTACCACGGCCGCGTCAAGGCGCTGGCTGAGGCAGCTCGCGAAGCTGGGCTCAAGTTCTAA